DNA from Shumkonia mesophila:
ATACCGCGGGCGGCAGGACCATTCCCGCCGCCCGTGAGGGTTCTTTAAAGCTTGTCGGCAGCTTCGACAAGCTGCTTGCCGAGCGGCCCAGACGACTTGATGAAGGTATCGATGACCGATGCCGTCGACTTTTTCCAGTCGGCCAGTTGCTCGGGCGTCAGCTCGATGATCTTGATCTTGTCGCGCACGTGGTCGAACGAGGCCTGCTCGAGCCGGCCCATGTTGTCGCGCAGTTCCTTTTCGACGCGGCGAGCCGCCTTGGTCATCACGGCGCGCTCGGAGTCGGTCAGGCTCTGCCAAGTCTTCTCGTTGATCAGCACGACGAACTCGACGTCGGCATGGTTGGTGACGGTCAGGTAGTCCATCACCTGATAGAGCTTGCGCGCGTCAACCGCCGTCACCCCGGTCATGCCGGCATCCACCGTGCCGCGCTGGTAGGCCAGAATCTGCTCGGAGCCCGAGATCGAGGCCGGCACCCCGCCCACCGACTTGACGAACTCGCCCAGTGTCTTGCCGAAGGTCCGAACCTTCTTGTCCTTCATGTCGGCCGGCGTGACGATCGGCTTGCCCTTGCTCAGGAGGATGGTGCCGCCGTAAGCCTGCCACCACAGCACGCGCGCCCCGGTCTTGAGAATGGCCTCGTCGAGCGGGCCGCGGACCGGGCTGCCGGGCGCCGTCGCCTTGGTCACCAGATCCCAGGTCGGGAACGAGAATGGCACCTCGAAGACATCCACGGCCGGAATGGTGCCCGCGAACACGGCGAGAGAGGCGACGCCCATCTCGACGCCGCCCGAGGACACCGCCTGCGGCACTTCCGAGTCCTTGTAAAGTTGGGAGGCGGGATAGATCTCGACCGTGATCTCGCCCTTCGTCTCGCGTTCCACTTCGTTCTTGAAATCGGTCAGGTTCTTGCCGAGGTGATGGGTGATCGGCAGTTGCAGGGTGACGCGAATCACCTTGGCGGCGTCGGCGGCGGGCGCCAGCGCAAAAGACAATCCGGCGGTCAAAACCGCCACGATCAAGCGTTTCATGAAATCCCCCATGTTGGGTTCTGAAAGAAATTGGCGCGCCAACTTGGGGGCGGCGACAGAATCTGTCAAGCCGGCAAAAGATACCGCAACAAAGATGCCGCTATAGCCGGGCGCCGGCGGGAACGGAAGCCAGGAAGCGTTCGGCCGATCCTGCCTTGAGAAAGCTGACGGCGCACCCAAGCTGGCGGTCGTCCTCGCCGCCCGGCGGGATCGGGCAGCTTTCCTCGGCGACGGTACCCAGGCTGACGCGGGTCGACTGGTCGCCCGCCGCCAGGGCGCCGGGAAGGTCGGATTCCCGCTGTCCGCCCTGGGCTTCGGACCCGGCGATGACGATGTCCGGCACCACGCCGAGACCCTGGATGGTGCGCCCCGACGGCGCGTAGTAAAGGGCCGTCGTCAACTTCAGCGCCCCCTTGATGGGCAGCGGCATGATCGTCTGCACCGACCCCTTGCCGAAGGACGGCGTCCCCATGACGATGGCGCGCCCGTCTTCCTGGAGCGCGCTGGCGACGATTTCCGAGGCCGAGGCCGATCCGCCGTTGATCAGCACGACCATCGGCGCGCCTTTCGCCTCGTCGCCGGACTTGGCCGAAAAGATCTGCCGGTTGCCCGCATCGCGGCTGCGCACCTCGACAATCCGTCCCTTCTCGAGAAAGGTATCGGCCAACCCCAGCGATTCGTCGAGAAGGCCACCCGGATTGCTGCGAAGGTCGAGAATGAGCCCCTTCATACGTGGGCCCAGCTGGGCGCGGATGGCCCTTACCGCTTCGTTGACGCCGATTTCCATCCCCTCGGTGAAGCTGGCCACCCGGACGTATCCGATGTCGTCTTCGATGTGCCAGCGGACCGCCCGGATGGAGATGACGGCGCGGGTCAGGACCTTGTCGAAGGGCGGTTCGTCGCCGCGCCGGATGGTCAGGCGAATGTCGGTGCCGGGCTCGCCGCGCATGCGCTTGACGGCATCCATGATCGAGATGCCGTGGATCGGGCTGCCGTCCAGGTGGGTGATCAGGTCGCCCGACTTCAGGCCGGCCTGATGGGCCGGCGTTCCCTCGATCGGCGAGACGATCTTGACGGAACCGTCCTCTACCGTGACCTCGATGCCGAGGCCACCGAACTGCCCTTTGGTGGTGACGAAGGCCTCTTGCAACTGTTCGGGGTTCAGGTAGGCGGAATGGGGGTCCAGCGAGGCCACCATGGCATCCAGGCCGGCCTCCACCACCTTTTCCGACGATACCGTCCCCTGCTTGCCCTCGAGGTCCTTAACCCCCTTGATCGCGGCGTCGATCAGCAGGCGGTCGTTCACCGGCCGCAGGTAGTCGTTGCGCACCCGCACGAAGGCGTCCTTGAACTGCTTGAGTTCGCGCGTATCGTTCGGATCGGAGGCCACATCGCGATAGACGGCGGCGAAGCGCGTCAACTCGCGGTCGGCATCGGCCGGCAGGGCCCCCGGACCGCCGACGGATTGCACCATGCGCCGCAGCGACGAATTTTCGGGAACGCAGCCGACCAGGGCCGGAGAGAGCGCGGCCCCAACCAGGAAACCGCCCACGACCGCCACCAGTCCGCGGAAACGCCAGGGCGACATCACGGGCACTCTTCCTCGGCCATCGACCGCAATCCTTCCGGCGCGTCCCCCACGGATACGCCACGCCCCGCATCACGGGATCGAAACGTTGATGTGCGGAAACCGCGAATAAATCAAGAAGCGATTATTCATCAGGAAGATGGGAACCGCAACGCGCCGATCAAGAACTCCCTGACTTCCGCCGATAGAGATCCGCCAATTCCGCGGCCTCGCCGGGCTGGAGAATTTGATCCATGGCCGGCAGGAATCCCATCTCCTCCTTCTGGATGTGAAACACCTCGCGCTCCACCAGTTCCCGGCCCAACCGATGGAATTCCGCCCACGCCGCCGGGTCGAAGCCGGCAGCACCGGCCCCGGCGGCCAGTTCGGTCAGCCGCCGGGCCAGCGAGCGCATGGCTTCGTGCTCGGCTTGCAGCATGGCCGGGATGCCGGGTTCGGCAACCCTGGAGAAGCGGGGGAAAAGCTCCCCCTCCTCGAAGGCGAAATGATGATCGACCTCGTCGGTCATGTTGGCGACCATCTCGGCCAGCAGGGTGGTCGCGTCGGCGTCGGAACCGCTCGGCGGGCGGTCCGGACCGATGCGCCGCAGCAGCGCCTCGAAGCGTTCGAGCAGCCCCAGCGTCTTGACGTGGTCGTCGTGGAGGGCGCGGAGAACCGCATGCGTCATCTGGTACATCCGTCGGGCTCCTTCTTCAGCCGTCTCGTTCCTTCACGGTGGCGGCCGCCTTGCCGGCGTAGCCCCGCATGCGCCGCAGGGTGTCGGCGACGAACCACAGGAAAGCCGCGGCGCCGATGAGGCCGGCCAGGGCGCCGGCCAAAACGAGGGCGCCGGCGTCGGTCACGATGCCGGCGGCGATGAAGGCAAGGGCGCCGAAATGCCCCGCCGCATGGATCTTCAAGGGCCTCTCGACGGACACGTCCGAGAGCGCCGGCGGCGTCTGGCCCGCCTTGGCGGCGTTCATGGCGGCCAGGAACGGCACGATGCGCTGCAGGATGCCCATCAGAAAGGTCAGCAGCCAGCCGAACAGCGCGACGAAGCCGAACAGCGGCACGACGCGGCCGGACACGCCGTCCACGGCGACGGCGCCGCCGAGGATGACGCTCGCCGCCAACAGCCCCCACGACGCGCGGACCAGCACGAAGGAAAGGCCGAGCCGCTTGCGCATGCCCTGGGCAAGGACGGCGCCCATGGCCCGCACGTGCAGGACGACGGCGGCCAGGCCGACCGCCGACGCCACCGCCAGCCCGAGGGGCGCCCCGGCCAGCGCGGCCACCACCGCCAGCCCGATGGCGCCGGCGGCCAACGCGAAGGTCACCGTGACTTGGCGGTCGTCGGGCGAGGGGCCGAGCGCGAACATGGGCACCATGAACTGGCTGTAGCCGAAGGCCAGCATGCCCATGAAGCCGTAGATGGCGACCACGATGTGGACGATGCTTAACCCCACCGGATCGGCCAGAAACCCGCCCTCCAGGTTGAAGGCCAACGTCAACCCGAGGCCGGTCAGAATGGCCAGCGCGACCAGGGCCGCCCAGCCGTGCAGAACCAGGGTGCGCATGCCCCGCGTGCGCCGGAGCACGTCGGCCATGAGGACGGCGAAAACGCCGAGGCCCGCCGCCGCCAGCGTCCCGCCGATGGCAAGCAGGGCGGGGTCGGCGTCGATAAAGCCGAAAACCAGGAGCGCGGTGCCCGGCGCGTAGAGCCAGAAGGTCAGCCGGCACGGCCACAACGCCGCCAGGGATTGCCCGGTGACGACGGGCAGGATCTGGAACGAGGCGCCGATCGCCGTCATCGCCAGCACCCCCAGGGTCAGGGCATGGATGCCCGCCAGGATGAAACCGGGCCCGCCCAGGAAGTGCGGCACCTGACCGGCGTCAAGCGCGACGAGCCCCCAGGCCACCCCCTGGAACGCCACGGCGGCGGCGAAGAAGCGGAACGGGACCGAGGGCGGCAGCAGGCGGCTTTGCGCCCCCATCAGGATCATCCCCGGAAACTTCACGGCCGCGCCCCCCCGCTCCGGCGAACCAGGCGCAGGCGGACATCCTGCGGTTCGGCGTGCAGAAGTTCCCAGTCCCAGCCCAGCGCCGCCAGTTCGGGATAGAGAAAGATCGGATCGCGGGCCAGGCGGACGATGACGGCGTCGCCGGCGTCGGGTCCGGCCAGGAAGGTCAGGATGGCCACCGCCGGACGCGGTGGCTCCAATCCCCGCAGGTCGAGGCAGGGGACACCCCCTTCGTCGGTGACGGGCACCCCGCCCGCGGCCAAGCCCGGCTTGTGGTTCGACGTCGTCACGTTCGGTTCCTCACGGCGCCAGGCGCCCGATGCGTTGCGGCCGCGAGATATGGGGCAAGAAAGGGGGCCGCGCCTTGATTTCGCTCAAGGCGGCCCGCCCAAGTTCCCGGCCCTCAGCCGGCGTCCGCCGCCGGTGGCGTTCCCGCCCAGGCCAGCAGCAGGCGTCCCAGATGCTCGGCCTCCGCCTTCCCCAGTTCGAGGTCGGTAAAGCGCCGCCCCTCCTGGATGCGCACCCGCAGCATGACCAGGCCGCCGGTGATCTCCACCTCCTGCAAGCGGATCGCCCGGCCCCACGGAGCGGCGAATTCATCGAGTTCGGTCACGCGCGAAAAAGTCGGCACCCCACATTCTCCTCGACCCAAAACCGACCCAGCCTAGCCGGTTTTTTTCGTCGTGACACCCCTGCATTGGCCGCGGCCGCTGAAGAGGCCCTGCAATCGGCGACAAGGCGTTGGCAAATACGGCTCTCGATTTCCACGAGAATTTAACCCGGGTAAACGTATCCTTTCTCATATTTTGAGATAGTCCATAAGAAGTCGCCTTTTCAGGCGATCAAATGGAAACAAAATTACACGAATACTTCCAACTCAGAAGCGTTCTCAATGAAAGGATCTGAAACTGCAACATATTTTCAAAAAAAAATTGACGAAACCTCAAAAAGGACTGGATTCTTCGCCGACCGCTCGCGTATAAAATATTACAAATTCTAAGCGTTCAAAATCGCAAGGCTGTAGCCGAAGCCTCCTGGCAGGCCGGTTAACAGCGGAGGAAACACGGAGCACCAAAATCCATTCCGAGAATACGCCCCGATTCCGTCTTGCCTTGATGGCGGTTTTGGCAATGCCCGGCGGGGATGCGCCGAACGCCGGGCGATGGAGGCGTTTTCGGAGCCGAATTTTCGAGCCGCCGGCGAGACCGCCCGCGGGACACGTGAAGGAACATAGAGCCGCCCCACGCCCGAACGACAACCCGAACAGGGCCGGGGTCGGCAACAAAGAACGATAACGGTTCGAAGGTCTTGGAGGACAGTCCATGGCGAAAAAGATGCCGGAAACGCCGATGCTCGACCAGCTTGAGTCTGGCCCGTGGCCGAGCTTCGTCACCAACCTCAAGAGGCTCGCTCAGACGGACGACAAGCAGTACGCCGACCGGATGAAAGACCTCCTTGGTCAGCTCGAATATTCCTACAAGAACATCAAGGGCTACTGGAAGGGCGGCACCGTCGGCGTGCGCGGCTACGGCGGCGGCGTCATTCCCCGCTTCTCCGAGGTGGCCGACAAGTTCCCCCTGTCCGCCGAGTTCCATACGCTGCGCATCATGCCCTCGCCCGGCTACCATTACAGCACCGAGGCGCTGCGCAAGATGTGCGACATCTGGGAAGAGCACGGCACCGGCCTGATCGCGCTGCACGGCCAGAGCGGCGACATCATGATGCAGGGCTGCTCGACCGAGCAGGTCCAGAAGGCCTTCGACGCCTTGAACGAGTACGGCTTCGACATGGGCGGCGCCGGCCCCTGCCTGCGCAGTTCCCAAGCCTGCGTCGGAGCGGCCCGCTGCGAGTTCTCGTGCTATGACGAGGGCCGGGCGATGCGCACGATCATCAACAACCAGATCGACGATCTGCACCGTCCGTCGCTGCCCTACAAGTTCAAGTTCAAGTTCTCGGGCTGCCCCAACGACTGCGCCGACGCCATCCACCGTTCGGACGGCGCCGTCATCGGCACCTGGAAGGACGACATCCGGGTCGACCAGCAGGAGTTCAAGACCTAC
Protein-coding regions in this window:
- a CDS encoding TRAP transporter substrate-binding protein, with product MKRLIVAVLTAGLSFALAPAADAAKVIRVTLQLPITHHLGKNLTDFKNEVERETKGEITVEIYPASQLYKDSEVPQAVSSGGVEMGVASLAVFAGTIPAVDVFEVPFSFPTWDLVTKATAPGSPVRGPLDEAILKTGARVLWWQAYGGTILLSKGKPIVTPADMKDKKVRTFGKTLGEFVKSVGGVPASISGSEQILAYQRGTVDAGMTGVTAVDARKLYQVMDYLTVTNHADVEFVVLINEKTWQSLTDSERAVMTKAARRVEKELRDNMGRLEQASFDHVRDKIKIIELTPEQLADWKKSTASVIDTFIKSSGPLGKQLVEAADKL
- a CDS encoding S41 family peptidase; this encodes MSPWRFRGLVAVVGGFLVGAALSPALVGCVPENSSLRRMVQSVGGPGALPADADRELTRFAAVYRDVASDPNDTRELKQFKDAFVRVRNDYLRPVNDRLLIDAAIKGVKDLEGKQGTVSSEKVVEAGLDAMVASLDPHSAYLNPEQLQEAFVTTKGQFGGLGIEVTVEDGSVKIVSPIEGTPAHQAGLKSGDLITHLDGSPIHGISIMDAVKRMRGEPGTDIRLTIRRGDEPPFDKVLTRAVISIRAVRWHIEDDIGYVRVASFTEGMEIGVNEAVRAIRAQLGPRMKGLILDLRSNPGGLLDESLGLADTFLEKGRIVEVRSRDAGNRQIFSAKSGDEAKGAPMVVLINGGSASASEIVASALQEDGRAIVMGTPSFGKGSVQTIMPLPIKGALKLTTALYYAPSGRTIQGLGVVPDIVIAGSEAQGGQRESDLPGALAAGDQSTRVSLGTVAEESCPIPPGGEDDRQLGCAVSFLKAGSAERFLASVPAGARL
- a CDS encoding hemerythrin domain-containing protein, encoding MYQMTHAVLRALHDDHVKTLGLLERFEALLRRIGPDRPPSGSDADATTLLAEMVANMTDEVDHHFAFEEGELFPRFSRVAEPGIPAMLQAEHEAMRSLARRLTELAAGAGAAGFDPAAWAEFHRLGRELVEREVFHIQKEEMGFLPAMDQILQPGEAAELADLYRRKSGSS
- a CDS encoding DUF2249 domain-containing protein, with product MTTSNHKPGLAAGGVPVTDEGGVPCLDLRGLEPPRPAVAILTFLAGPDAGDAVIVRLARDPIFLYPELAALGWDWELLHAEPQDVRLRLVRRSGGARP
- a CDS encoding DUF6967 family protein; the protein is MPTFSRVTELDEFAAPWGRAIRLQEVEITGGLVMLRVRIQEGRRFTDLELGKAEAEHLGRLLLAWAGTPPAADAG
- the dsrA gene encoding dissimilatory-type sulfite reductase subunit alpha; this translates as MAKKMPETPMLDQLESGPWPSFVTNLKRLAQTDDKQYADRMKDLLGQLEYSYKNIKGYWKGGTVGVRGYGGGVIPRFSEVADKFPLSAEFHTLRIMPSPGYHYSTEALRKMCDIWEEHGTGLIALHGQSGDIMMQGCSTEQVQKAFDALNEYGFDMGGAGPCLRSSQACVGAARCEFSCYDEGRAMRTIINNQIDDLHRPSLPYKFKFKFSGCPNDCADAIHRSDGAVIGTWKDDIRVDQQEFKTYVAERGRKDIIDNVITRCPTKAMSLNDNDTVEVDNKSCVRCMHCINVLPKALRPGKVRGCAILLGGKHTLQIGDLMGVPVVPFMRLETDEDYEKLKEFATRIVEFFAENALEHERFGEMLERIGVANVVEGLGLDIDLNMVVQPRSNPYVRMDDWEDQAKKWNQRKAVAAE